The following coding sequences lie in one Methanothermobacter sp. MT-2 genomic window:
- a CDS encoding predicted prephenate dehydratase, producing MDLIAYLGPEGTFTEEAAYRLSNRLLPFDSIIDVLDAVKNGKVDKGVVPIENSIEGPVGVTLDLLAQEHNLCIEREIVLKVDHYLLANKGVKLEELTDVYSHPQSLAQCHKFIERMGLIAHPTSSTAAAAKIIKGKRECCAIGTLRAASLYDLDVICEDIQDYTPNMTRFIVIATHDHPFTGSDKTSILFTLAEDRPGGLYEILGLFADANINLTKIESRPSKMGLGKYIFFLDFEGHRKEKNINMILNEIKNRTPFMKILGSYPMDKWYKKK from the coding sequence TTGGATCTTATAGCATATCTTGGACCAGAGGGGACTTTTACAGAAGAGGCAGCCTACAGATTATCAAATAGGCTATTACCATTCGATTCTATAATAGATGTTCTAGATGCTGTGAAAAATGGGAAGGTCGATAAGGGTGTTGTACCAATCGAAAATTCTATCGAGGGTCCGGTGGGCGTTACATTAGACCTTTTAGCCCAAGAACACAATCTTTGCATAGAAAGAGAGATAGTCTTGAAGGTTGATCATTACCTTCTAGCTAATAAAGGTGTGAAACTTGAGGAACTCACAGATGTCTATTCACATCCACAGTCACTTGCACAATGTCACAAATTTATAGAAAGGATGGGTCTCATAGCTCATCCAACATCTAGTACTGCTGCAGCAGCGAAAATCATAAAAGGTAAAAGAGAGTGTTGTGCCATAGGCACCCTAAGAGCTGCTAGTTTATATGACTTAGATGTTATATGTGAGGATATCCAAGATTATACTCCTAACATGACACGTTTTATCGTGATAGCTACACATGACCATCCATTCACTGGCTCAGATAAGACCTCAATATTATTCACACTCGCAGAGGATAGGCCAGGGGGTTTATATGAGATTCTAGGATTATTTGCAGATGCAAATATAAATTTGACCAAGATAGAATCCAGACCTTCAAAGATGGGCCTTGGAAAATACATATTCTTCCTAGATTTTGAGGGGCATAGAAAGGAAAAGAATATAAATATGATATTAAATGAGATTAAAAATAGAACACCATTTATGAAGATCCTAGGTTCATATCCCATGGATAAATGGTACAAGAAAAAATAA
- a CDS encoding DNA ligase, which translates to MHIESGTVVYIADDKLEIIRGFPKIRRTLILSPTIEKHFKDKVAVEEKMNGYNVRIASVNSKIAALTRGGYLCPFTTRKVQEFMDLDKFFKDNPGLVLCGEMIGTSNPYVSHYYPEIGELGFRIFDVREKGTNKPLPVEEKRKLLGDYDLPVVRLLGVFKVKEAAEKIKEIVKKLGEEGREGVVIKDPKMELPPIKYTASQAHASEIRYAFNYPFDFGRAFFFSRVIREGFQAYEMQESEDELRERAHRLGESIIYPMLKTIKEIAKGEMAHEDTRINVSSRKEAMEFIKHLHALGVSATIIDYKDGEAVIRRFYQATSDRTKNLLEGGLY; encoded by the coding sequence ATGCACATAGAATCCGGGACAGTAGTATATATCGCCGATGATAAACTGGAGATTATAAGGGGCTTCCCAAAAATCCGCAGAACCCTAATATTATCCCCAACTATAGAAAAGCACTTCAAGGACAAGGTGGCGGTCGAAGAGAAAATGAACGGCTACAATGTTAGGATAGCATCAGTTAACTCAAAAATAGCGGCCCTTACACGGGGAGGATACCTATGTCCTTTCACAACCCGGAAAGTACAAGAATTCATGGATTTAGACAAGTTCTTCAAGGACAATCCTGGCCTTGTATTGTGTGGGGAGATGATAGGCACATCCAATCCATATGTTTCACATTATTATCCGGAAATAGGTGAACTAGGATTTAGGATATTCGATGTGAGGGAAAAAGGCACAAATAAACCCTTACCTGTTGAAGAGAAGAGAAAGTTGCTTGGAGATTATGATCTTCCAGTGGTTCGTTTATTAGGAGTCTTCAAGGTAAAAGAAGCCGCGGAAAAAATAAAAGAAATTGTGAAAAAACTAGGAGAGGAAGGCAGAGAAGGTGTTGTTATAAAAGACCCGAAGATGGAGTTACCACCCATAAAATATACAGCATCCCAGGCACACGCCAGTGAAATAAGATATGCTTTCAATTACCCATTCGATTTCGGGAGAGCATTCTTCTTCAGTAGAGTGATAAGGGAAGGATTCCAAGCATATGAAATGCAAGAATCCGAGGATGAATTGCGTGAGAGAGCCCATAGACTCGGCGAATCCATAATCTATCCAATGTTAAAAACGATAAAAGAGATAGCTAAGGGGGAGATGGCACATGAAGATACTAGGATAAATGTGTCAAGTCGAAAAGAGGCCATGGAATTCATAAAACACCTACATGCATTGGGTGTTTCCGCCACCATCATAGATTATAAAGATGGTGAGGCAGTTATAAGACGTTTCTACCAGGCAACCTCTGACCGGACAAAAAACCTCCTAGAAGGTGGCTTATACTAG
- a CDS encoding putative signal transduction protein with CBS domains yields the protein MKIKYLMNPDVVCIDKDQNICDALRIMKKNNLSRLIVINTNNEHIKEVVGIVTEKDIATKLGSSRYGNLAPSHFHVSTVMSPDIITADIDMDVDTAADIMLENNIGSLPVTEDDKLVGILTKTDILEVCKGKPYEERKVEDVMSSELITIEPTERMIHARRLMIDADIGRLPVIEDGELIGIITSKDIARSMIAFRKVVPDKYKRSRIRNLLVEDLMTQNVKTVNPEDNISNTASKMIETGYGGFPVLDDEGALVGIITKSDILDLIVEMEGG from the coding sequence ATGAAGATAAAATATCTCATGAACCCAGATGTAGTCTGTATTGATAAAGATCAGAATATCTGCGACGCTCTACGAATCATGAAAAAGAATAACCTTTCACGTCTCATAGTCATAAACACCAACAATGAACATATAAAAGAAGTTGTTGGGATAGTAACTGAAAAGGATATCGCCACAAAACTCGGATCCTCAAGATATGGAAACCTTGCACCATCACATTTCCACGTGTCAACTGTCATGAGCCCAGATATTATAACAGCAGATATTGACATGGACGTGGACACCGCAGCCGACATAATGCTTGAAAACAATATAGGGAGCCTGCCAGTCACAGAAGATGATAAATTAGTTGGCATACTCACAAAAACAGATATACTCGAAGTCTGCAAAGGCAAACCCTATGAAGAACGAAAGGTAGAAGATGTGATGAGCTCAGAGCTCATAACCATAGAACCAACCGAGAGAATGATACACGCCAGAAGATTAATGATAGACGCGGATATAGGAAGATTACCAGTAATTGAAGATGGAGAACTCATAGGAATCATCACATCAAAGGATATAGCACGTTCAATGATAGCCTTCAGAAAAGTCGTTCCTGACAAATACAAACGTTCAAGGATAAGAAACCTACTAGTAGAGGATCTCATGACACAAAACGTCAAAACAGTAAACCCAGAAGATAACATATCAAACACAGCATCAAAGATGATAGAAACAGGATATGGAGGTTTCCCAGTATTAGATGATGAAGGCGCGCTTGTAGGTATAATAACCAAAAGCGACATACTAGACCTTATAGTTGAAATGGAGGGGGGTTAA
- a CDS encoding CBS domain-containing protein, with protein sequence MKVEDVMTTRVMVMPDTQQVSYARNLMLKHGISHIIVVDNKEKPVGIVTEKDITQKLRLAGPTWRRRPIDKISIKRVMSKDLITISAASDIREAVDLMLRNNISSLPVVEDGKLVGIITKTDLLWVYNEKCKGRWKVSDLMTKDVITVTENHTIAHVTNLMEENNIGRIIVIKDNEPIGIITSENISFAQLEDPETGVPLEKIYFVKRKSEEKKKVRLVSMLTAGDIMTEDLITLKDDADAAEAANIMLNEKISGIPIVDENNQLAGIITKTDIIKAIQ encoded by the coding sequence ATGAAAGTCGAAGATGTAATGACCACAAGAGTAATGGTGATGCCAGACACCCAACAAGTCTCATATGCAAGGAACCTAATGCTGAAACATGGAATAAGCCACATAATCGTGGTGGACAACAAAGAAAAACCAGTTGGAATAGTAACAGAAAAAGATATAACCCAAAAGCTGAGATTAGCCGGGCCAACTTGGCGAAGAAGGCCCATAGATAAGATATCAATAAAGCGGGTGATGAGCAAAGATCTTATAACAATATCAGCAGCTTCTGATATAAGAGAAGCCGTGGATCTAATGTTAAGAAATAATATAAGCTCCCTACCAGTTGTAGAGGATGGTAAACTTGTTGGTATAATAACAAAAACAGACCTCCTATGGGTTTATAATGAAAAATGTAAAGGCAGATGGAAAGTCTCTGATCTCATGACAAAAGATGTTATTACAGTCACTGAAAACCATACAATAGCCCATGTAACAAATCTAATGGAAGAAAACAACATCGGTAGGATCATTGTGATTAAAGACAACGAACCAATAGGGATCATAACATCAGAAAACATATCATTCGCACAACTTGAAGATCCAGAAACCGGCGTGCCCCTTGAGAAAATCTACTTCGTTAAAAGAAAATCAGAGGAAAAAAAGAAGGTGAGACTAGTTTCAATGTTAACAGCAGGGGATATAATGACAGAAGACCTCATAACTTTGAAAGATGATGCTGATGCCGCTGAAGCCGCTAATATAATGTTAAATGAAAAAATTAGCGGAATCCCAATAGTCGACGAAAACAACCAACTAGCTGGTATAATAACAAAAACAGATATCATAAAAGCCATCCAATAA
- a CDS encoding CBS domain-containing protein: MRKKDTINIVKSLDRGPVEFESRNFEHEGDVMSIAQKEVVSIPPTINIKEAAEIMVKNKFRRLPITDPGTGKLLGIITSMDILDFLGGGDKSKILEEKYDDNFLAAINEPVRKIMTRNVKYITLKDSIADAVNKMLEHNIGALPVIGSEKKLVGIVSERDFVFLMAGVLNDEIVADHMTKKLITTTPGTPIEGASKIMVRNKFRRLPIVGEERRTPHPEKEKLVGIITATDILEFLGSNRVFDTIKTNSAEEALNTPVSEIMEKKVVTINPTSTLGQLYEIMAEKGIGGVPVVEYGEILGIITESDLLRAIAL, from the coding sequence ATGAGAAAAAAAGACACCATAAACATAGTAAAATCCCTGGATCGTGGTCCAGTGGAATTTGAAAGTAGAAACTTTGAACATGAAGGCGATGTTATGAGCATCGCACAGAAGGAAGTGGTTTCAATACCACCAACCATAAATATCAAGGAAGCCGCTGAGATAATGGTTAAAAACAAGTTCAGAAGACTTCCAATAACAGATCCAGGCACGGGAAAACTCTTAGGTATAATAACATCAATGGACATCCTAGACTTTTTAGGAGGAGGAGACAAATCCAAGATCCTCGAAGAAAAATATGATGATAACTTCCTCGCAGCCATAAACGAACCCGTAAGGAAGATAATGACCCGTAACGTTAAATATATAACATTAAAGGACTCCATAGCAGATGCAGTTAATAAAATGCTCGAACACAATATCGGAGCATTACCAGTTATCGGCTCTGAAAAAAAATTGGTTGGAATAGTCTCAGAAAGAGACTTCGTATTTTTAATGGCAGGAGTCCTAAATGATGAAATAGTAGCAGATCACATGACAAAAAAACTTATAACAACAACCCCAGGCACCCCAATCGAGGGAGCGTCCAAGATAATGGTAAGAAACAAATTCAGAAGACTGCCAATAGTCGGAGAAGAAAGAAGAACACCCCACCCAGAAAAGGAAAAACTCGTAGGTATCATAACAGCTACTGACATACTAGAATTCCTAGGATCCAACAGGGTATTCGACACCATAAAAACAAATAGTGCAGAAGAAGCCCTCAACACACCAGTAAGCGAGATAATGGAGAAAAAAGTAGTCACGATAAACCCAACAAGCACGCTAGGACAATTATACGAGATAATGGCCGAAAAAGGTATTGGAGGGGTGCCAGTCGTTGAGTACGGGGAAATCCTCGGTATAATAACCGAAAGCGACCTTTTAAGGGCAATAGCCCTTTAA
- a CDS encoding inosine-5'-monophosphate dehydrogenase related protein IV, whose translation MNNLKVEDLMTPNPVTVPVDMAITRVRSILREEDFRCVPVINGEHLEGLITRGDVLNISATKSNIEARGMMEKPGIILLPEMDIYKAANLLIKAKEIQAPVVESTDNMKLIGILSVYDILSGFVERNIPPKKKTVSEVLTEKVVVCDIKDPLSKVWNKMDESGYSGLPVMKKGKLIGIITRKDLIRYGHARIVKESGDVKAMPVEKIMQTPPLVATRDMTIDEAATIMVKRDVGRLPVVENPVYVKSDPQRAKEGKLVGIVSREDILKAYIYS comes from the coding sequence GTGAATAATTTGAAAGTGGAAGATTTAATGACGCCTAATCCAGTGACCGTCCCAGTTGACATGGCAATCACACGTGTAAGATCCATCCTCCGTGAAGAAGATTTCAGATGCGTTCCTGTTATAAACGGAGAACATCTTGAAGGATTAATTACAAGGGGCGATGTCCTCAATATTTCAGCTACCAAATCCAACATCGAAGCAAGGGGGATGATGGAAAAACCAGGTATAATACTTCTCCCAGAAATGGACATATACAAGGCAGCAAATCTCCTAATAAAAGCTAAGGAGATACAAGCCCCAGTAGTAGAATCCACAGATAATATGAAGCTAATAGGAATACTAAGCGTCTATGATATATTATCAGGTTTTGTTGAGAGGAATATTCCACCCAAGAAGAAAACTGTTAGCGAAGTTTTAACAGAAAAAGTTGTAGTATGTGATATAAAGGATCCACTGTCCAAGGTCTGGAATAAAATGGATGAATCAGGTTATTCAGGGTTACCTGTAATGAAAAAGGGCAAACTCATTGGTATAATAACAAGAAAAGACCTTATAAGGTATGGTCATGCCCGTATCGTGAAAGAATCAGGTGATGTTAAGGCTATGCCAGTAGAAAAGATAATGCAAACCCCACCCCTAGTGGCTACAAGGGACATGACAATTGATGAAGCAGCCACAATAATGGTTAAAAGAGATGTGGGCAGACTTCCAGTAGTTGAAAACCCGGTATATGTTAAAAGCGACCCTCAAAGGGCTAAAGAGGGTAAACTTGTTGGTATAGTCTCAAGAGAAGATATACTAAAGGCTTATATTTATTCTTAA
- a CDS encoding CBS domain-containing protein, whose amino-acid sequence MDVETKMTVHDAMTTNVVTVDPSISVAEAAYIMTKERVGSLIIKSNAEPEGLITESDIIRKVVSKDLKASKVTIGEVMTKNLITIEPERELNEAARLMAKNDIRRLPVVKDGSLVGILTSTDVMAVAPELTEILVESARLEENTMAYAEEEKSVPGICEICGTFAEYLEEYDGKYVCEECKEELEGE is encoded by the coding sequence ATGGATGTGGAAACAAAGATGACGGTGCATGACGCCATGACGACAAACGTGGTAACTGTTGATCCAAGTATCAGCGTCGCTGAAGCAGCCTATATAATGACAAAGGAAAGGGTAGGGAGCCTAATCATAAAAAGCAACGCGGAACCAGAAGGGTTAATAACAGAAAGTGACATAATCCGAAAGGTTGTCTCCAAGGATTTAAAAGCAAGTAAGGTTACCATAGGGGAAGTGATGACCAAAAACCTTATCACAATAGAACCTGAACGAGAACTAAACGAAGCCGCCAGATTAATGGCCAAGAACGACATAAGAAGGTTACCAGTGGTGAAAGACGGCTCACTGGTAGGCATATTAACATCAACTGATGTTATGGCCGTCGCACCTGAACTCACCGAGATATTGGTTGAAAGTGCACGTTTAGAAGAGAACACTATGGCATATGCCGAGGAGGAAAAGTCAGTGCCAGGTATTTGTGAAATTTGCGGGACTTTTGCAGAATATCTTGAGGAATATGATGGTAAATATGTATGTGAGGAGTGTAAGGAGGAGTTAGAGGGTGAATAA
- a CDS encoding 7-carboxy-7-deazaguanine synthase, with product MRAPIMEVFSSIQGEGLLVGCRQIFIRFAGCNLNCSYCDTPESRDPQRGRSTSIRELKRRIKDLESPDLHSISLTGGEPLLYADFIKNFLEETDYKSLLETNGSLPGEIKKIAPLIDYASVDIKLPEHIGTKDIIEKEIQSINILIKRSVNTYLKVVVLPTTSPSHMGLLAQKLRKEISEPSMTRIVIQPSSPIDHWVGNTPRLLKISEEIGRHFKVRLIPQVHKILDLR from the coding sequence ATGAGAGCCCCTATAATGGAGGTCTTTTCCAGCATACAAGGGGAGGGGCTCCTAGTCGGTTGCAGGCAAATATTCATACGCTTCGCAGGCTGCAACCTTAACTGTAGTTACTGTGACACACCAGAAAGCAGAGACCCGCAAAGAGGCAGATCAACCAGTATAAGGGAACTTAAAAGGCGGATAAAAGATCTTGAATCTCCGGATCTTCATTCAATCAGTTTAACAGGAGGCGAACCCCTACTTTACGCCGATTTTATAAAGAACTTCCTGGAAGAGACAGATTATAAGTCATTATTAGAAACCAACGGATCCCTACCTGGTGAGATTAAAAAAATAGCACCCCTCATAGATTATGCGTCTGTTGACATAAAACTACCTGAACATATTGGTACCAAGGATATTATAGAAAAAGAAATCCAATCCATAAACATATTAATAAAAAGAAGTGTAAATACATATCTTAAGGTGGTGGTCTTGCCAACCACATCCCCATCCCATATGGGATTACTAGCCCAGAAACTCCGAAAGGAGATTTCAGAACCCTCTATGACCCGGATAGTGATCCAACCAAGCAGTCCAATAGACCATTGGGTTGGGAACACTCCTCGGCTGTTAAAGATTTCAGAAGAAATAGGAAGACATTTTAAAGTGCGTTTAATACCCCAAGTCCACAAAATTTTAGATCTAAGATAG
- a CDS encoding 6-pyruvoyltetrahydropterin synthase, translating into MKIIINGIHANLRFSAAHMIPEHETCGVIHGHSYIVDVEVEGEPIGKHGFVVDFKDVKSIMRRICKKLDHHFLVPLESPLMDIHLKEDSVEFQVAGKNYKIPIEDCYLLPIESTSAEGLAEYFAKKLYDRLKKHNKMIKTVRVCVNEGIGQGAVFTYQE; encoded by the coding sequence TTGAAGATTATAATAAATGGTATCCATGCCAACCTGAGATTTTCAGCAGCCCACATGATACCAGAACACGAGACATGTGGAGTTATCCATGGACACTCCTACATAGTTGACGTGGAAGTAGAAGGCGAGCCAATAGGAAAACATGGCTTCGTAGTCGACTTTAAAGATGTTAAAAGTATAATGCGAAGAATCTGCAAAAAATTGGATCACCACTTTTTAGTGCCCTTGGAGAGTCCACTCATGGACATTCACCTTAAAGAGGATTCGGTGGAATTTCAAGTTGCAGGTAAAAATTATAAGATTCCAATTGAAGATTGTTACCTACTACCAATAGAATCCACCTCAGCAGAAGGACTCGCCGAATACTTTGCCAAGAAACTTTATGATAGGCTGAAAAAACATAATAAGATGATAAAAACTGTCCGAGTCTGTGTGAATGAGGGTATAGGACAAGGTGCTGTTTTCACCTACCAGGAGTGA
- a CDS encoding predicted DNA-binding protein produces MIIQRIRPSHDLKKELLKIRIKGGIIVSGVGSLKNATLRLADENILKVKGPFEIISMQGTITINGIHVHLAIADKEGNMIGGHLKEGCEVHTTAEIAILPYNGILRRSKDEETGYMELQVG; encoded by the coding sequence ATGATAATCCAAAGAATAAGACCATCCCATGACTTGAAAAAGGAGCTTCTAAAAATTAGGATAAAAGGTGGAATAATAGTATCAGGTGTTGGAAGTCTTAAAAATGCCACTCTAAGGTTAGCAGATGAAAATATCCTAAAAGTTAAAGGTCCATTTGAGATAATATCCATGCAAGGCACAATCACAATAAACGGTATACATGTACACCTCGCAATAGCAGACAAGGAAGGGAACATGATAGGAGGACACTTAAAAGAAGGCTGTGAAGTCCATACAACCGCAGAAATCGCAATTCTACCCTATAATGGGATATTGAGGAGATCAAAGGATGAAGAGACTGGTTACATGGAATTACAGGTGGGATGA
- a CDS encoding CRISPR-associated protein Cas4 has protein sequence MMKVSFISEYLFCPFKLFIEEVDEENMRKIKLAREAYTNFKDLIIGSLPLISRKMEISEIEDLLRKEIGRLTVTSEIENMLKMEAKIESVKIRRLMDVTGKNGEDIIEFITTPSLNNYKIHNNDLELSGNIHRIEIIKGKYYPVKIKMGLPPSRGVWDSDALEIAAYALLIEREFNSEVLLGFVDYITVGERRPVAVDYTLRKNLISILEEIKGVLTGDAPPVKPNPKKCKKCNYNNVCFG, from the coding sequence ATGATGAAGGTTTCTTTCATATCAGAGTATCTTTTCTGTCCCTTTAAGCTCTTTATAGAAGAAGTTGATGAGGAGAATATGCGGAAAATCAAACTCGCTAGGGAAGCCTATACCAACTTTAAGGATCTGATAATTGGTTCGTTGCCTTTAATCAGCAGAAAGATGGAGATCAGTGAAATAGAAGATCTTCTAAGAAAAGAGATCGGAAGATTAACAGTTACAAGCGAAATCGAGAACATGCTTAAAATGGAGGCTAAGATAGAATCAGTTAAAATTAGAAGGTTAATGGATGTAACAGGAAAAAATGGCGAGGATATCATAGAATTCATAACAACTCCTAGTCTAAATAATTATAAGATCCATAACAACGACCTAGAACTTTCAGGGAATATCCATAGGATCGAGATCATCAAAGGAAAATATTATCCAGTTAAAATTAAAATGGGCCTCCCCCCATCTAGAGGTGTTTGGGATTCTGACGCCCTTGAAATAGCCGCATATGCCCTGCTAATAGAAAGAGAATTTAACAGCGAAGTTCTTTTAGGTTTTGTAGATTATATAACAGTGGGTGAAAGAAGACCAGTTGCTGTTGATTACACGCTCAGAAAAAATCTAATCAGCATATTAGAAGAAATAAAAGGAGTGCTCACTGGTGATGCGCCACCAGTAAAACCAAATCCGAAAAAATGTAAAAAATGTAACTACAATAATGTCTGTTTTGGATAA
- a CDS encoding energy-converting hydrogenase B, subunit Q yields the protein MVVTAISIKTIERPGVLSEITEMIARKGINISYAYLYVEENGVGSIYMELEDVKDVDKLIKDLRSFDFILDVDVHRPLEDIYGKRIIIIGGGAQVSQVAMGAISEADRHNIRGERISVDTIPLVGEKELAEAVLAVGRLPRVGVLVLAGSLMGGEISKAVEKIKKEQDIIVISLNMPGSVTEKADLVVTDPIQAGVMAVMAVADTAIFDIEKVRGRRF from the coding sequence ATGGTTGTAACCGCCATTAGTATCAAGACTATTGAAAGGCCAGGTGTTCTCAGCGAAATAACTGAGATGATAGCCCGTAAGGGTATAAATATAAGCTATGCTTATCTTTATGTGGAGGAGAATGGGGTAGGCTCTATATACATGGAATTAGAGGATGTTAAAGACGTTGATAAGCTGATCAAGGATCTGAGATCCTTTGATTTTATCTTGGATGTTGATGTTCACAGGCCCCTGGAGGACATTTATGGAAAAAGGATTATAATTATTGGTGGCGGGGCGCAGGTTTCACAGGTTGCCATGGGCGCTATAAGTGAGGCTGACAGGCACAACATAAGGGGTGAGAGAATAAGTGTCGACACAATACCATTAGTTGGTGAAAAGGAGCTTGCTGAGGCTGTTTTGGCTGTTGGGAGGCTTCCAAGGGTTGGGGTTTTGGTATTGGCTGGTTCTCTTATGGGTGGTGAGATAAGTAAAGCTGTGGAAAAAATTAAAAAAGAGCAGGATATTATTGTTATAAGCCTTAATATGCCGGGTAGTGTTACTGAAAAGGCGGATCTTGTGGTTACAGACCCTATACAGGCTGGTGTTATGGCTGTTATGGCCGTGGCCGATACTGCTATATTTGATATAGAAAAGGTTAGGGGTAGACGGTTTTAG
- a CDS encoding energy-converting hydrogenase B, subunit P has protein sequence MKMVIRPHHIISLGGYIVEWDFPYRNLIVVNPTDEHIKIEVPVFNEDWIEEHRKLGLRIIPVSEDDNYLSLWRREKSRLEKILKG, from the coding sequence ATGAAAATGGTTATAAGACCTCATCACATCATAAGCCTTGGAGGATACATAGTGGAATGGGATTTCCCATACCGTAATCTTATAGTTGTGAATCCAACTGATGAACACATAAAAATAGAAGTCCCAGTTTTTAATGAAGATTGGATAGAGGAACATAGGAAACTTGGCCTTAGAATAATCCCTGTAAGTGAGGATGATAATTATCTCAGCCTCTGGAGGAGGGAAAAATCTAGATTGGAAAAAATATTAAAGGGATAG
- a CDS encoding energy-converting hydrogenase B, subunit O: MLYSILGIIGTIIIGFIVSLWLPGIERKFVHARIQQRIGPPISSPGIMAPIKFFFKQSIKPYSPVPRLYNSLPLVGLLSALLILLFIIPETYPIGALASIVAIVGFLKIEEVVYVFMGSLSKSVMSLRMPFPDLAKGAKHPNVQRSFLEDISAMRAFRLIAFGSFPIYIALFIPVIISKSIFLGDIVAYQQTHGPILLSAAGVIGAIVFFIGYMILLNEYPFVILKTKADVIEGPYLEYAAKSRAFVYITRGFLMFTLAALFSVLFLGIPPNIFTWGILVNILVAIIFPLLMASLSAFAPIFTFKQFYPVTLATSILGVVALLAAFI, encoded by the coding sequence ATGTTATATTCAATTCTGGGTATCATTGGAACAATCATCATAGGATTCATAGTTAGCCTCTGGCTTCCTGGTATCGAAAGAAAGTTTGTGCATGCGCGGATCCAACAGAGAATAGGCCCTCCAATCTCAAGTCCTGGTATAATGGCTCCGATAAAGTTTTTCTTTAAACAGAGTATAAAACCATATTCGCCAGTACCACGCTTATATAATTCATTACCCCTTGTCGGATTATTATCCGCCCTGCTAATCCTGCTCTTCATAATCCCAGAAACTTATCCTATAGGCGCCCTTGCAAGTATAGTTGCAATCGTGGGATTCTTGAAGATAGAGGAGGTTGTGTATGTTTTTATGGGGTCATTGTCAAAGTCTGTGATGTCTCTCCGGATGCCGTTCCCAGATCTTGCGAAGGGAGCTAAACACCCTAATGTGCAGCGAAGCTTCCTAGAGGATATAAGTGCAATGAGAGCCTTCAGATTAATAGCATTCGGCTCATTCCCAATATATATCGCATTATTTATACCAGTAATTATTTCTAAGAGCATATTCCTAGGAGATATAGTGGCTTATCAACAGACCCATGGTCCAATCCTCCTTTCAGCGGCTGGTGTCATAGGAGCCATAGTATTTTTTATAGGATACATGATACTGCTCAATGAATATCCATTTGTCATCTTAAAGACGAAAGCAGATGTTATCGAAGGCCCATATTTGGAATATGCTGCCAAGTCGCGTGCATTCGTTTATATAACAAGGGGTTTCCTCATGTTCACATTAGCGGCTCTTTTCTCAGTGTTATTCCTTGGAATCCCACCTAACATATTCACTTGGGGCATCCTTGTTAATATCCTTGTCGCTATCATATTCCCACTTTTAATGGCTTCTTTAAGTGCATTTGCCCCAATATTCACCTTTAAACAATTTTATCCAGTGACGCTTGCAACTTCTATCCTTGGGGTGGTGGCGCTTTTAGCAGCATTCATCTAG